Genomic segment of Streptomyces sp. NA02950:
GCAAGTCCACCCTGCTGCGCGCCCTGTCCCGGATGCTCAAGCCCGCCGCCGGAGCGGTACTGCTGGACGGCACGGCGATCGGCTCGCTGCCCGCCAAGAAGGTCGCCCGCACCCTCGGACTGCTGCCCCAGTCCTCCATCGCCCCGGACGGGATCACCGTCGCCGACCTGGTCGCCCGCGGCCGCTATCCGCACCAGGGGCTGCTGCGCCAGTGGTCGGAGACGGATGAGCGGATCGTCCAGGAGTCGATGGAGGCCACCGGTGTGGGCGAGTTGGGCGACCGCTATGTCGACGAGCTCTCCGGCGGCCAGCGCCAGCGGGTGTGGATCGCCATGGCCATCGCCCAGCAGACCCCGCTGCTGCTGCTCGACGAGCCCACCACCTATCTGGACATCCAGCACCAGATCGATGTGCTGGACCTGTGCGCCCAGCTCCACGAGGAGCAGGGCCGTACCCTCGTGGCGGTCCTCCACGACCTCAACCACGCCGCCCGCTACGCCACCCATCTGATCGCGATGCGTGACGGAGTGGTGGTGGCCGAGGGCGCACCGGGTGAGGTGGTCACCGCGGAGCTGGTGGAGCGGGTCTTCGGACTGCGCTGCCAGGTGATCGACGATCCGGAGACCGGCACCCCGCTGGTCATACCGGCCGCCCGCCGGGCCCGTACCCGCGGTGCGCCGGGTGTCCCGGACGCGGCCGGTCCCCCGGCCCGGGTGGACGACGAGCCCCGTCAGCTGTCGGCGGCTACAGCAGTTTCCGCAGCCGGACCAGATCCAGCAGGCCCGCCTCCAGCTTGACCCGGCCGCTGCCCCACGCCCGGGCGAAGTGCAGCTCACCGTCGACCAGCGCCACCAGGTCGTCCCCGGTCATCGCCAGCCGGATCTGCGCACGCTCGGGCGGCGGGCCGGACAGCGTCGTCACGTCCTCGATCCGGCTGTCCACCAGACGGCCGACGAAGGTGGTGTCGAGGTCGGTGATCCAGCAGCTCACCGAGCGGTCGAGCGCGGCGGCGCCGCGGAGGTCGCCGTTCGCGCCCGCGAGGTTCTCCGCCAGTTTGTCGAGTGCGTCACGGCACTGATCCAAGGTCGCCATCGCGATGACCGTACCCCAGGTCGCGCACGTCGGAGAACGTACGGTTCGCGGTAGCGTCGGGGCCATGAGTGAGCCGATGCCGGGCCTGCGGCCCGGAGCAGAGTCCGGCGCCGGGGCCGTGCCGGACCCCATGGCGGACCCGGCGCGGCGGCCCGCGGCCGAACCGGTCCCCAAGGCCGCCGAGCCCCTGGAGACCGCCGAGGCCCCGGACGTCCCGGGAGCCGTGGGTCCACAGGCCCCGGAGGCCGCCGAACTCCCGGATACCGCCGAGGCACCGACGGCTGCCGAGGCCGCCGGGCCCGCGGATCCGGCCCCGCTCGGCGTCCCCCGTACCCCCACCGGCGTCCCCGAGGTCGACGCGCGTCTCGACCGGCTGGCCGATGCCGACCACCTCGGGACGGGCGAACATCTGGAGGTGTACGAGGATGTGCACCAGGGCCTGCGCGACACGCTGACGGCACTCGACCGGCGGCCCGGACCTCCAACCCCCGCCCCGCACGGCCCCGCTTGACCAACTCCGGAACCGACCTCAGGAGCTGAACCACCCGTGGCAGTGACCCGCCCACGACGCGTACGACTCGACGCGGAGCTGGTGCGCCGTAAGCTGGCCCGTTCCCGTGAGCACGCCGGCCAGCTGATCGCCGCGGGCCGGGTCACCGTCGGCGGGACGACCGCGACCAAGGCCGCCACCCAGGTGGAGACCAGCGCGGCCGTCGTGGTGATCAAGGACGACAGCGACCCGGAGTACGTCTCGCGCGGCGGCCACAAGCTGGCGGGCGCGTTCCTCGCCTTCAGCGAGGAGTACCGGAGCGGCCCGGGCGCCGGGACCCAGGGTGCCGACGTCCGGCCCGTCCCCGGGGCGGCGCTCGAGGTCGCCGGACGGCGGGCGCTGGACGCGGGCGCGTCCACCGGTGGCTTCACCGACGTCCTGCTGCGCGCGGGCGCCTCCGGTGTGGTCGCCGTGGATGTCGGATACGGACAGCTCGCGTGGTCTCTCCAGAACGATGAACGCGTGACCGTTTTGGACCGTACGAACGTACGCGAGCTGACGCTGGAACAGATCGGAGGGGAGCCCGTGGACCTGGTCGTCGGCGATCTCTCCTTCATTCCGCTGGGGCTGGTGCTGCCCGCCCTGGTGCGCTGTGCCGCGCCCGACGCCGATCTGGTGCTGATGGTCAAACCGCAGTTCGAGGTCGGCAAGGAACGGCTCGGCAGCGGCGGTGTCGTCCGCAGCCCCGAACTGCGCGCCGAGGCGGTGCGCACGGTGGCGGAACAGGCGGCGGGGCTCGGGCTGGGAGTGCTGGGTGTGACGGCCAGCCCGCTGCCCGGACCATCGGGCAACGTCGAGTACTTTTTGTGGATGCGCGCCGGGGCGCCGGCACTGAACCCGGCCGATGTTGACCGTGCAGTGGCGGAGGGGCCGAGTTGACCACTTCAGAAGCAGCGTCGGAAGCGGCGGATCGAACCGGTCAGGCCGGGGAGGCTGGTCCGGCAGGGGACGCGGACCGCGCCGACGCACCCGCACCCGCTCCCGGGACGCCGACGGCCGAGCCGACGGCCAAG
This window contains:
- a CDS encoding sterol-binding protein encodes the protein MATLDQCRDALDKLAENLAGANGDLRGAAALDRSVSCWITDLDTTFVGRLVDSRIEDVTTLSGPPPERAQIRLAMTGDDLVALVDGELHFARAWGSGRVKLEAGLLDLVRLRKLL
- a CDS encoding TlyA family RNA methyltransferase, which produces MTRPRRVRLDAELVRRKLARSREHAGQLIAAGRVTVGGTTATKAATQVETSAAVVVIKDDSDPEYVSRGGHKLAGAFLAFSEEYRSGPGAGTQGADVRPVPGAALEVAGRRALDAGASTGGFTDVLLRAGASGVVAVDVGYGQLAWSLQNDERVTVLDRTNVRELTLEQIGGEPVDLVVGDLSFIPLGLVLPALVRCAAPDADLVLMVKPQFEVGKERLGSGGVVRSPELRAEAVRTVAEQAAGLGLGVLGVTASPLPGPSGNVEYFLWMRAGAPALNPADVDRAVAEGPS
- a CDS encoding ABC transporter ATP-binding protein — its product is MDQDTRQNKDARRSKEPQRLVAEGLTLAYDRRTVAEDLSVTIPDHSFTVIVGPNACGKSTLLRALSRMLKPAAGAVLLDGTAIGSLPAKKVARTLGLLPQSSIAPDGITVADLVARGRYPHQGLLRQWSETDERIVQESMEATGVGELGDRYVDELSGGQRQRVWIAMAIAQQTPLLLLDEPTTYLDIQHQIDVLDLCAQLHEEQGRTLVAVLHDLNHAARYATHLIAMRDGVVVAEGAPGEVVTAELVERVFGLRCQVIDDPETGTPLVIPAARRARTRGAPGVPDAAGPPARVDDEPRQLSAATAVSAAGPDPAGPPPA